The following are encoded together in the Pectobacterium wasabiae CFBP 3304 genome:
- a CDS encoding GlpM family protein, with translation MSLFIKSVIGALIVLLISVLAKSRNYYIAGLVPLFPTFALIAHYIVGSERGLDALRTTILFGIWSVIPYLAYLISLYYFTAWMKLPQALLAAVVCWSVSAALLIKIWTWYQGN, from the coding sequence ATGTCATTGTTTATCAAATCTGTTATTGGCGCGCTGATCGTATTGCTCATCAGCGTATTGGCGAAAAGCCGAAACTATTACATTGCCGGGCTCGTGCCGCTATTCCCCACGTTCGCCCTGATCGCCCATTACATTGTTGGCAGTGAACGCGGGCTGGACGCGCTACGCACCACAATCCTGTTTGGCATCTGGTCCGTCATTCCTTATCTGGCTTATCTCATCTCACTTTATTACTTTACCGCATGGATGAAGTTGCCACAGGCGCTGCTCGCGGCGGTCGTATGCTGGAGTGTATCAGCGGCACTGCTGATCAAAATCTGGACGTGGTATCAGGGAAATTAG
- a CDS encoding 3-oxoacyl-[acyl-carrier-protein] synthase III C-terminal domain-containing protein, with product MLKTQSHAFTQGLVPLKIISTGSALPAQRVTSAELDVRFNKPAGYVESRSGIIYRHHADNHASQAELGVAALNDALTRSVIPPASIDLLLFASAIPIQALPYSASHLLKVSSLPKGTACFDINSSCVSFISALQVAAGLLNTGAYRRIAIVSTELASRGIDWDDEESSLIFGDGAACAIVERGDGRSGIAACLLETYPKGNELCQIRAGGTLRNPRAGMELHDFLFHMQGKRLFRQASALIEGYLQRLLDASGFTLEQMAAVVPHQASHLSLEHMRKRLAIPTDRLIDIYRYHGNQVAASIPTALHHAIVTQRLPEGEPAMLVGTAAGLTLGGMVLIP from the coding sequence ATGTTGAAGACGCAAAGTCATGCATTTACTCAGGGATTGGTTCCACTCAAGATTATTTCTACCGGCAGCGCGCTTCCTGCGCAGCGGGTGACCTCGGCTGAATTAGATGTGCGGTTTAATAAACCCGCAGGCTATGTCGAAAGCCGTTCAGGCATTATCTATCGTCACCATGCGGATAATCATGCCAGCCAGGCTGAACTTGGTGTGGCGGCGTTAAATGACGCGCTGACTCGGAGTGTTATTCCACCCGCATCCATCGATCTACTGTTGTTTGCTTCCGCGATCCCGATTCAGGCGCTGCCTTATAGCGCCAGTCATTTATTAAAAGTATCGTCCCTGCCGAAAGGGACGGCCTGTTTTGATATTAACAGCAGTTGCGTCAGCTTTATTTCTGCCCTTCAGGTAGCCGCAGGGTTGTTAAATACCGGTGCCTATCGGCGCATTGCCATTGTCTCTACCGAATTGGCCTCACGCGGTATTGACTGGGATGACGAAGAATCGTCGCTGATTTTTGGTGATGGTGCCGCTTGTGCCATTGTTGAACGTGGTGATGGTCGCAGCGGGATTGCGGCGTGTCTGCTGGAAACCTACCCGAAGGGCAATGAGCTGTGTCAGATCCGCGCAGGCGGTACGTTGCGTAATCCGCGAGCGGGGATGGAACTGCATGATTTTCTGTTCCATATGCAGGGAAAACGGTTGTTCAGGCAGGCTTCTGCCTTGATTGAGGGTTATCTGCAACGGTTGCTGGATGCCAGTGGCTTCACGCTTGAGCAGATGGCGGCAGTGGTTCCGCATCAGGCCAGCCACCTGTCGCTGGAGCATATGCGTAAGAGGCTGGCGATCCCGACAGACAGATTGATTGATATTTACCGTTACCACGGTAATCAGGTGGCGGCCTCGATTCCGACAGCGCTGCACCATGCCATCGTGACGCAACGCCTGCCAGAAGGTGAACCCGCGATGCTGGTCGGTACGGCAGCCGGGTTGACGCTGGGCGGAATGGTACTGATTCCATGA
- a CDS encoding NAD-dependent epimerase/dehydratase family protein, with protein MKVFVTGATSGLGRNAVEWLLQAGHQVLACGRDRTVGQQLEALGVQFAYIDLVETSLEQYRSLMKGCDAVWHCAAKSSPWGQYDDFYQNNTEVTARLADAAGQLGIPRFVHISTPAIYFDYQHHLNIDESYRATRFANHYAQTKFLAEERLRVLTSRYPQTTYVILRPRGLFGPHDRVILPRILEQIAVGGGVLRLPRGGEALLDLTFVGNVVEAMALASQRTGLVSGSTYNITNHEPARLADMLAQLLAGQLGMNYRIKAVPYPLLHAVAGGMELFSWCSRKEPLLTRYSAGAVNFDMTLSAEKAQQELGYQPRFSLQQGIELTGNWFNAQLAQRSTDGHG; from the coding sequence ATGAAGGTCTTCGTCACTGGCGCCACCAGCGGGTTGGGGCGTAACGCGGTGGAATGGTTGCTTCAGGCTGGGCATCAGGTGTTGGCCTGTGGGCGCGATCGCACGGTGGGGCAACAGCTTGAAGCACTGGGTGTACAGTTTGCCTATATTGATTTGGTCGAAACGTCGCTAGAGCAGTATCGATCGCTGATGAAAGGCTGCGATGCCGTCTGGCACTGTGCGGCGAAGTCGTCGCCGTGGGGTCAATATGATGACTTCTATCAGAATAATACCGAGGTAACGGCGCGGCTGGCCGATGCGGCTGGCCAGTTGGGTATCCCGCGCTTTGTCCATATCTCTACGCCAGCGATTTACTTCGATTATCAGCATCACCTGAACATTGACGAAAGCTACCGCGCGACGCGTTTTGCCAATCATTATGCGCAGACCAAATTTCTGGCGGAAGAACGGCTTCGTGTGCTGACGTCGCGTTATCCGCAAACGACTTATGTGATCCTGCGTCCGCGTGGTCTGTTCGGCCCGCACGACCGTGTGATCCTGCCGCGCATTCTGGAACAGATCGCGGTAGGCGGCGGCGTGCTGCGCCTTCCGCGCGGCGGCGAGGCGCTGCTGGATCTGACGTTTGTCGGCAACGTAGTAGAAGCGATGGCGCTTGCCAGCCAGCGAACGGGATTAGTTTCTGGCTCGACGTACAACATCACCAACCATGAGCCCGCACGCCTTGCAGACATGCTTGCTCAACTGCTGGCGGGGCAACTGGGGATGAATTATCGCATTAAGGCGGTGCCGTATCCGTTGCTGCATGCGGTGGCGGGTGGGATGGAGCTGTTCTCGTGGTGTAGCCGGAAAGAGCCGCTGCTGACGCGCTACAGCGCGGGCGCGGTGAATTTCGATATGACGCTCAGCGCCGAAAAAGCGCAGCAAGAGCTGGGCTATCAGCCGCGTTTCTCCCTTCAACAGGGCATCGAATTAACCGGTAACTGGTTCAACGCACAGCTTGCGCAGCGGAGTACTGACGGACATGGCTAA
- a CDS encoding MBL fold metallo-hydrolase, whose amino-acid sequence MANISTFEVGYCLHPGCMALRGAGWKVCRFPARVWMLESQGKRWLWDTGYAQHFTDATRSGLFQLYRRMTPVHFETKDALIHQLHGQGIQPADIDGLIISHFHGDHIAGLRDFPAVPFICSALGWQQTRNLRGFAALKRAFVPALIPEHFEQALQFVENFPLTDLPAELAPFTQGYALPGSDKEIVLVPLPGHAVGHLGAFVLTENGWVLLASDAAWSPHSYREGRGPSRLANLVMDDPTAYYQTLDQLHRLHLNGQVEIRLCHEGDL is encoded by the coding sequence ATGGCTAATATTTCGACGTTTGAAGTAGGGTACTGCCTGCATCCGGGCTGCATGGCGCTGCGCGGTGCGGGGTGGAAGGTGTGCCGTTTTCCGGCGCGAGTCTGGATGCTGGAAAGCCAGGGCAAGCGCTGGCTGTGGGATACCGGTTATGCGCAGCATTTCACCGATGCCACGCGATCCGGCCTGTTTCAACTGTACCGTAGAATGACGCCGGTGCATTTCGAGACGAAAGACGCGCTGATTCACCAGCTACACGGGCAGGGGATTCAACCTGCGGACATCGACGGCCTGATTATCTCCCATTTTCACGGTGACCATATCGCAGGGCTGCGGGATTTTCCCGCCGTGCCATTTATCTGTTCTGCGCTGGGCTGGCAACAGACGCGGAATCTGCGTGGTTTCGCGGCGTTGAAGCGGGCGTTTGTGCCTGCGCTGATACCTGAACATTTTGAGCAGGCACTCCAGTTTGTCGAAAATTTCCCGCTTACCGACCTGCCTGCTGAGCTGGCACCGTTTACGCAAGGCTATGCGTTGCCGGGTAGCGATAAAGAGATCGTGCTGGTGCCGTTGCCCGGACACGCAGTCGGACACCTCGGCGCGTTTGTGTTGACGGAAAACGGCTGGGTGCTGCTGGCAAGCGATGCCGCCTGGTCGCCGCACAGCTATCGCGAAGGTCGCGGGCCGTCGCGCTTGGCGAATCTGGTGATGGACGATCCAACAGCCTATTACCAAACGTTAGACCAACTGCATCGGTTGCATCTGAACGGGCAGGTTGAGATTCGGCTGTGTCACGAGGGCGACCTATGA
- a CDS encoding F390 synthetase-related protein, which yields MIPLMTIWHYLRARRLSFSTRQALERHQQRQLSRFARRVLARSPYFQPYCQLPIAFWPMMDKAVMMAEFDRMNTAGLKRDDLLACARRSEDDRDFTPNVNGFSVGLSSGTSGQRGLFVVSPREQQIWAGGMLAKMLPDGLRAGERVALFLRADNNLYHSVDNRWLSLSFYDLFAPFTEHFSRLEMWSPSIIVAPAQVLRELALAVQRGELRLSVKKVISVAEVLEPQDKQLLQQVFGQVGEVYQATEGFLASTCEQGTLHLNEEFIHIEPQWLDDERFTPIITDFTRSTQPIVRYRLDDVLVKHKAPCACGRVTMAIARIEGRSDDSLRLPDSSGEPQTVFADLCSRVIANALPLHADYRLVQQGDATLHLSAACSLPELEACRDSLSQQFALQGIEASRLRWQLTVGEIAPEFTQKRRRITRLKEEA from the coding sequence ATGATTCCGCTGATGACGATCTGGCATTATTTGCGTGCCAGACGCCTGAGTTTTTCCACTCGTCAGGCGCTTGAACGCCATCAGCAGCGCCAGCTTTCTCGTTTTGCGCGGCGGGTATTGGCGCGTAGTCCTTATTTTCAACCTTACTGTCAGCTACCGATCGCGTTCTGGCCGATGATGGATAAAGCCGTGATGATGGCCGAATTCGATCGGATGAATACCGCCGGGCTTAAGCGGGACGACCTGCTCGCCTGTGCACGTCGCAGTGAGGACGATCGCGACTTCACGCCAAATGTGAATGGGTTTAGCGTCGGGTTGTCGTCCGGCACCTCGGGTCAACGCGGTCTGTTTGTCGTCAGCCCACGCGAACAGCAGATTTGGGCCGGAGGCATGCTGGCAAAAATGCTGCCGGACGGCTTACGCGCGGGTGAACGGGTGGCGCTGTTCCTGCGGGCGGATAACAATCTCTATCACAGCGTCGATAACCGCTGGCTCAGCCTGTCGTTCTACGATCTCTTCGCGCCGTTTACTGAACATTTTTCGCGTCTGGAAATGTGGTCACCGTCGATTATTGTCGCACCCGCGCAGGTGCTGCGCGAGCTGGCGCTGGCGGTACAGCGCGGTGAACTGCGTCTGTCTGTCAAGAAGGTGATTTCCGTGGCTGAGGTGCTGGAGCCGCAGGATAAGCAACTGTTGCAGCAGGTGTTCGGGCAGGTTGGGGAAGTGTATCAGGCGACGGAAGGCTTTCTGGCATCGACCTGTGAGCAGGGTACGTTACACCTCAACGAAGAATTTATTCACATCGAGCCGCAGTGGCTGGATGATGAACGCTTTACGCCCATCATTACCGATTTCACCCGCAGCACGCAGCCAATTGTGCGCTATCGACTGGATGATGTGTTGGTGAAGCACAAAGCGCCTTGCGCCTGTGGTCGGGTGACGATGGCGATAGCCCGTATTGAAGGGCGCAGCGATGACAGCCTACGTCTGCCGGACAGCAGCGGTGAACCTCAAACCGTGTTTGCGGATCTCTGTAGCCGGGTGATTGCCAATGCGTTGCCGCTACATGCCGACTATCGGTTGGTACAGCAGGGAGACGCGACGCTGCATTTATCCGCCGCGTGTAGCCTGCCGGAGCTGGAAGCCTGTCGGGACAGTCTGTCGCAGCAGTTTGCATTGCAGGGCATTGAGGCATCGCGGCTACGGTGGCAGTTAACCGTCGGAGAGATCGCACCAGAATTCACGCAAAAGCGCAGACGCATTACCCGCCTGAAGGAGGAAGCATGA
- a CDS encoding phosphatase PAP2 family protein — MRLPQTTMLLRLKALLFGWGSVGVVYQLSAQFQGQGTVLPPSIVDEWIPFSASAIWLYLSFFIIIPLSYLSCPITRLAGLRRATQLTALVAGAVYLIFPTTMTYPQVIGDDLPARLLQLLQRIDSPQNCLPSLHIALTVLAVWAMSDSQQKVKTGLYLLWGAAIAFSILQLRRHLFIDLVTGAMLAGIVGWVFLRSREAVKTIAPTATLHNDKRHQE, encoded by the coding sequence ATGCGACTTCCTCAAACAACGATGCTATTGCGGCTGAAAGCGCTGCTCTTCGGCTGGGGATCGGTTGGGGTCGTGTATCAACTGAGCGCACAGTTTCAGGGACAGGGAACGGTGTTACCCCCCTCGATTGTTGATGAATGGATTCCTTTTAGCGCCTCGGCTATCTGGCTGTATCTCTCCTTTTTCATCATCATTCCACTGTCTTACTTATCCTGCCCGATTACGCGCTTGGCTGGATTACGTCGGGCAACGCAGCTTACGGCGTTGGTTGCGGGCGCGGTGTACCTGATTTTTCCAACCACGATGACTTATCCGCAGGTCATCGGGGACGATCTCCCTGCCCGTCTGCTACAGCTTTTGCAGCGTATCGATTCGCCGCAAAACTGCCTGCCGTCGCTGCACATTGCGCTAACGGTGCTGGCGGTGTGGGCGATGAGCGATAGTCAGCAGAAAGTGAAAACGGGCTTGTATCTTCTATGGGGGGCGGCGATTGCCTTTTCCATCCTGCAACTGCGCCGACACCTGTTCATCGATCTGGTGACCGGGGCGATGCTGGCGGGGATCGTCGGATGGGTCTTTCTGCGTAGTCGGGAGGCGGTGAAGACTATTGCCCCAACGGCTACGTTACACAACGATAAGCGCCATCAGGAATGA
- a CDS encoding sterol desaturase family protein, with the protein MIDLALPIVFMLVVVIGEALVLQWMQREKVNWHDVVFNLNSGHIMLWLFRSVEIFCYGYVAAHFSLGWVESWPTVLIWLFAILAWDFGFYWLHRLHHTFGVLWAVHVVHHQGEHFNLSLGVRNSWYSSLTSIPFFLILALLGVPLYVFVTVSILHYSVQLFNHNAMTPKLGWLEKVLVTPAHHRVHHVNDRAYADKNFGGTFIFWDKLFGSFCPQLPDTPFRYGAGREIPSENPFWASNLPFMSYLKLPVRRTRQATFHCTPIALIAGAMLLFALVVGYVYLYGYGYDSANVSQVALFLLLVAGAVALGGISEGRRWGIYVWLLVVLLFPAVFLVYLGWEALYWKIAMLALALHGLAMAVGWGRRSLTEEHGNG; encoded by the coding sequence ATGATCGATTTGGCATTACCAATCGTCTTTATGCTGGTTGTGGTGATTGGCGAAGCGCTGGTTTTACAGTGGATGCAGCGCGAGAAGGTGAACTGGCATGACGTCGTGTTCAACCTGAATTCAGGGCATATCATGCTGTGGCTCTTTCGCAGCGTGGAAATTTTTTGCTATGGCTATGTCGCGGCGCACTTCAGTTTGGGCTGGGTAGAAAGCTGGCCGACAGTGCTGATATGGCTGTTCGCGATACTCGCCTGGGATTTCGGTTTCTATTGGCTACATCGCCTGCACCATACTTTTGGCGTACTGTGGGCGGTGCATGTGGTTCATCATCAGGGTGAACATTTCAATCTGTCGCTGGGCGTGCGTAACTCGTGGTATTCCTCGCTGACCTCAATTCCGTTCTTCCTGATTCTGGCGCTGCTTGGCGTTCCGCTGTATGTGTTCGTTACCGTTTCTATCCTGCATTACAGCGTCCAACTCTTTAACCATAACGCGATGACGCCCAAACTGGGCTGGCTTGAAAAGGTGTTGGTAACGCCAGCACACCATCGGGTACACCACGTGAACGACCGCGCTTACGCCGATAAGAACTTCGGCGGCACCTTTATTTTTTGGGACAAACTGTTCGGCAGCTTTTGCCCACAACTGCCCGATACGCCTTTCCGCTATGGCGCAGGCAGAGAAATACCATCGGAAAACCCGTTTTGGGCCAGTAACCTGCCTTTTATGTCGTACCTGAAATTGCCGGTGCGTCGCACGCGTCAGGCGACGTTTCACTGTACGCCGATAGCATTGATTGCTGGGGCGATGCTGCTATTTGCACTCGTGGTGGGCTATGTTTACCTGTATGGCTACGGTTATGACTCCGCCAACGTGTCGCAGGTGGCTCTCTTCCTGCTGCTAGTGGCAGGTGCGGTTGCGCTGGGCGGCATTTCCGAAGGTCGGCGGTGGGGCATTTACGTCTGGCTGCTGGTGGTGTTGCTATTCCCTGCCGTGTTTCTTGTCTATCTGGGCTGGGAAGCGCTCTATTGGAAGATAGCCATGCTGGCACTAGCGCTGCACGGGCTGGCGATGGCGGTCGGCTGGGGTCGACGCTCCCTTACAGAGGAGCATGGAAATGGCTAA
- a CDS encoding fatty acid desaturase family protein — translation MANVLPAKRYPARGEQAFHRALQRETSAYLRANHDHRFADGGQFIKAGLLLLCCIACYALCLMQQTSWAFFLSYFSFIMLSMVLNIIVNHDASHNTFFRNRTLNRVVGRIVTLPLGIDPDYWRLRHVDFHHLYPNVEHYDLDTEENGVFRQTPFQRHRSYMRYQHLYWPLVAAFSLPYIAWIFDWADRLGKTPVNARSAQSGRDGWLIFIASKIGHLLLLLVIPIMVGSAHGISPGIVLLSYLLGQMLASLLVVFLLLGTHWAEAEFYAVTEAEAMPQGWYQHNFATACDWLPTPRWLEHWTGGLHLHLTHHLFPGWHHRHYPALAAILRRVAAEHGMNYRCITYRELLASQRRFLKSMGEGHDRHPVPHTVEHKSEEE, via the coding sequence ATGGCTAATGTGCTTCCCGCCAAGCGGTATCCTGCGAGGGGCGAACAGGCTTTTCATCGGGCATTACAGCGAGAAACGTCGGCCTATCTCCGTGCTAACCACGATCATCGCTTTGCCGATGGCGGCCAGTTTATTAAGGCTGGATTACTCTTGTTATGCTGCATTGCCTGTTATGCCTTGTGCCTGATGCAGCAGACGTCATGGGCGTTCTTCCTGAGCTATTTTTCTTTCATCATGCTGTCGATGGTATTGAACATCATCGTTAATCATGACGCGTCCCATAATACGTTTTTCCGCAACCGAACGCTCAATCGCGTGGTCGGGCGCATAGTGACGCTGCCATTAGGCATCGATCCTGACTATTGGCGTTTGCGTCACGTGGACTTCCACCATCTTTATCCGAATGTGGAGCATTACGATCTGGATACGGAAGAGAACGGTGTTTTCCGCCAAACGCCTTTTCAGCGCCACCGTTCCTACATGCGCTATCAGCATCTTTACTGGCCGCTGGTGGCTGCGTTCTCGCTCCCCTATATCGCCTGGATCTTCGATTGGGCCGATCGTTTGGGTAAAACTCCCGTCAACGCCCGCTCAGCGCAATCAGGCCGTGATGGATGGTTGATTTTTATCGCCAGTAAAATCGGTCATCTCCTGCTGTTACTGGTGATTCCCATCATGGTGGGATCGGCACACGGCATTAGCCCCGGCATCGTGCTGCTAAGCTATTTACTAGGCCAGATGTTGGCCTCGCTGCTGGTGGTATTTTTACTGCTGGGTACGCACTGGGCAGAGGCTGAGTTCTATGCCGTTACTGAAGCTGAGGCGATGCCTCAAGGCTGGTATCAGCATAACTTTGCGACCGCCTGTGACTGGTTGCCGACGCCGCGCTGGCTTGAGCACTGGACGGGAGGGCTGCATTTACACCTGACGCATCATCTTTTCCCAGGATGGCATCATCGGCACTACCCCGCGCTCGCCGCTATTTTACGCCGCGTTGCCGCCGAGCATGGTATGAACTACCGCTGCATTACCTATCGTGAGCTATTGGCTAGCCAGCGTCGGTTTTTAAAATCGATGGGTGAAGGTCACGATCGGCATCCTGTGCCACATACCGTAGAACATAAATCAGAGGAAGAATGA